In one window of Mucilaginibacter auburnensis DNA:
- the atpB gene encoding F0F1 ATP synthase subunit A has product MNLKKIASGFILGVFLFFSTFKTFAAQHENGVETTEHATEEHAENHGEHAEEGPYNPTTAILEHIGDSHMWHVIGDISLGLPVIIYTDKGTEFFSSSKFNHGHDAYQGKYYTYKLVEDNIRVVDAAGNVDKATSYKIYDLSITKNVVALWIAVALLLIIFTSVASAYKKRVGKAPKGLQSFIEPIIVFVRDEIARPNIGYRYQRYMPILLTIFFFIWINNLLGLVPLFPGGANVTGNILLTFVLSFIVLLVVNFSANKYYWKHILLPDVPWWLYPIMIPVELIGVISKPFALMIRLYANISAGHIIVLSLISLIFIFKTMFIAPVSVAFVLFMDVLELLVAFLQAFIFTMLTALFIGTAVEEHHHGAEEAHH; this is encoded by the coding sequence TTGAATTTAAAAAAAATAGCCTCAGGCTTCATTTTAGGCGTTTTTCTTTTCTTTTCTACCTTTAAAACTTTCGCCGCACAGCATGAAAATGGTGTTGAAACCACTGAACATGCAACAGAAGAACATGCCGAAAATCACGGTGAACATGCAGAGGAAGGACCCTACAACCCAACCACGGCTATTTTAGAGCACATTGGCGATTCGCATATGTGGCATGTTATTGGTGATATATCATTAGGCCTGCCTGTTATTATCTATACTGATAAAGGAACCGAGTTTTTCTCGTCAAGCAAATTCAATCATGGCCATGATGCCTACCAGGGTAAATATTACACCTATAAACTGGTTGAAGACAATATTAGAGTTGTTGACGCTGCAGGAAACGTAGACAAAGCAACTTCTTACAAAATATACGATCTATCTATCACCAAAAACGTGGTAGCTTTATGGATAGCGGTAGCATTGCTGCTTATTATCTTTACCAGCGTAGCATCTGCATACAAAAAACGCGTTGGCAAAGCGCCAAAAGGTTTACAATCATTCATTGAACCTATTATTGTTTTTGTTCGTGATGAAATTGCCCGCCCTAACATTGGTTACCGTTACCAGCGTTATATGCCTATTTTGTTAACCATATTTTTCTTTATCTGGATAAACAACCTTTTAGGCCTTGTTCCTTTGTTCCCGGGTGGTGCTAACGTAACCGGTAACATCCTGTTAACGTTTGTATTATCATTCATCGTATTATTAGTAGTTAACTTCAGCGCTAATAAATACTACTGGAAACACATTTTATTACCTGATGTACCATGGTGGTTATACCCTATCATGATCCCTGTTGAGTTAATAGGCGTAATATCCAAGCCTTTCGCTTTGATGATACGTTTGTACGCTAACATCTCTGCAGGCCATATCATTGTATTGAGCTTAATATCATTGATATTTATATTCAAAACAATGTTTATTGCACCGGTATCTGTAGCGTTTGTACTGTTTATGGATGTACTTGAGCTATTGGTTGCATTTTTACAGGCTTTTATCTTTACCATGCTTACCGCTTTATTTATCGGTACTGCTGTTGAGGAGCATCACCACGGAGCTGAAGAAGCCCACCACTAA
- the porM gene encoding type IX secretion system motor protein PorM/GldM: MAGGKETPRQRMIGILYLVLLGLIALSIPDSLLDAFKNITDSLDKSRANVTTGIQNTYTAFESTKLKEQPERAKPIYEKAKQASKIADDLNNYVEDLKKKLVTEGGGINEKTGDVDARDNLDISPRLMITQGNGKTLKAKVDETRSQLLALLDEKERATINFSLNAVDPPRRGDVKKNWEEANFGEGIPLGATITTLAKIQADAKNAENEVVKKILGKVDQAVVNLDQFSAVAVAPSSYVLVGQPYTAEVFLTASDSKSSPDITVDGARVPTEAGRGKYTGNTGSEGVHTWIGTIRVKQNDGSMKEYKTAPQTYTVARPSAVVSPDKMNVFYIGVPNPVSVSAPGIAKDKIKVSISGGSISGSNGKYTVNVSNPGTATVTVSGELAPGKTSVLGATSFRVKRIPPPKAQFAGKSGGVASAANIKAQDYLIAKLENFDFDAKFRVTRFTLLIAKPRQDPIKMVASGDELSATMHQAMNTIIPGTTVVFMDIIAVGPDGNQVGLDPIVLNAN; encoded by the coding sequence ATGGCGGGAGGCAAAGAAACCCCAAGGCAGCGAATGATCGGCATCCTCTATCTGGTGCTTTTAGGCTTGATAGCCTTGAGTATACCTGATAGCTTGCTTGATGCCTTCAAAAATATTACCGATAGCTTAGACAAATCAAGAGCTAATGTTACTACCGGTATACAAAATACTTACACAGCTTTTGAAAGCACTAAATTGAAAGAGCAGCCTGAGCGCGCCAAACCAATTTACGAAAAAGCTAAACAAGCAAGTAAAATTGCTGACGACCTGAACAACTACGTAGAAGATCTAAAGAAAAAACTGGTAACTGAAGGCGGCGGCATTAACGAAAAAACAGGCGATGTTGACGCCAGAGATAATCTGGATATTTCTCCACGCCTTATGATCACCCAAGGTAATGGTAAAACCCTGAAAGCTAAGGTTGACGAAACCCGCAGCCAGCTTTTGGCACTGTTAGACGAGAAAGAACGTGCTACCATCAACTTTTCTTTAAACGCGGTTGATCCTCCAAGAAGAGGCGACGTTAAGAAGAACTGGGAAGAAGCCAACTTTGGCGAAGGTATCCCGTTGGGTGCAACTATTACTACTTTGGCCAAAATACAGGCCGACGCTAAAAATGCTGAGAACGAAGTGGTTAAAAAGATCCTGGGCAAAGTTGACCAGGCTGTTGTTAACCTTGACCAATTCTCGGCTGTTGCGGTTGCACCAAGCAGCTATGTATTGGTTGGGCAGCCTTATACTGCTGAGGTATTCCTTACAGCATCAGATTCAAAATCTTCACCGGATATTACGGTAGATGGTGCAAGGGTTCCTACTGAAGCCGGCCGTGGTAAATACACGGGCAACACAGGCAGCGAAGGTGTGCATACCTGGATTGGCACCATCAGGGTTAAACAAAATGATGGCAGCATGAAAGAGTACAAAACTGCGCCGCAGACTTACACCGTTGCACGCCCGTCGGCAGTTGTATCGCCTGATAAAATGAATGTGTTCTACATTGGCGTGCCTAACCCGGTATCAGTATCGGCTCCCGGCATCGCAAAAGATAAAATTAAAGTGTCTATCAGTGGTGGCAGCATTAGCGGCAGTAACGGAAAGTATACGGTTAACGTAAGCAATCCGGGTACCGCAACAGTAACTGTATCCGGCGAACTTGCTCCGGGTAAAACAAGCGTATTAGGCGCTACAAGCTTCCGCGTTAAACGTATACCTCCGCCTAAGGCACAGTTTGCCGGCAAATCTGGCGGTGTTGCCAGCGCGGCTAACATTAAAGCACAGGACTACCTGATTGCCAAACTGGAAAACTTTGATTTTGACGCGAAGTTCAGGGTTACACGTTTTACGTTATTGATTGCCAAGCCACGCCAGGATCCTATTAAAATGGTTGCGAGCGGCGATGAGTTAAGCGCAACCATGCACCAGGCCATGAACACTATAATACCGGGTACTACTGTAGTATTTATGGATATAATTGCTGTTGGCCCTGACGGAAACCAGGTTGGTTTGGACCCAATAGTATTAAATGCAAATTAA
- a CDS encoding transglycosylase domain-containing protein, translating into MNRPFKKEDTLTQQDIKRYNGYIWKTVITGFVIVVLLIGSTALGLFGPLPSLRDLENPKSNVASEILSADGKVFGRYYVEENRTAVPYDQISPNVINALIATEDNHFMEHSGIDFWRSFSIIFYNIIGKRQGASTITQQLALNQFSEEARAKGVIARGIQKLKEQIIAVRLEKHYTKQEIITMYLNTVYYGSGSYGISAAAGTFFNTTADKLTPDQAAVLVGVLKGPSLYSPVNRPENALNRRNFVLARMADMDEKALTEGQVKEYQAKPLGLNFHPISDKQGLAPYFRKELKDAVKKILADNNVTKSDGTPYDLNRDGLKIYTTIDATMQEYAEEAQRQHMAAFQNTFNKQWKGINLKKSINNYDRIVNAGMRRSKRWEDLVSQGKSEDEIIHDFNTVDTVNVFTWHGRVDTLMKPIDSVVYTKMLIWNSMMSMDPTTGYIKAWVGGINFQQTEYDQVYQGKRQVGSTAKPFTYAAAIDQGISPCTGVDNVPVTIGDWTPRSDPKSTLPGRITLKQALAYSQNYVTAWVMNQVGAMPVAELIKKMGITSNVPAYPSIALGVFDASVYDMTGAYSAFVNQGVWTEPTFLLRIEDKNGTVLYTHTPKKQQVINDQTAYAMTDMLKGVITKGTGSRLNYKYKLNAVVGGKTGTTQGNADGWFIGITPRLVTGVWTGCENRDFAIRNTNVGQGAASALPVFAYYMQKVYGNASLGYTKTEDFALPKSGEVTIELNCDAYAQQSQGVGEVEEKLGF; encoded by the coding sequence ATGAACAGACCTTTTAAAAAAGAAGATACCCTTACCCAACAGGATATAAAAAGATATAACGGCTACATCTGGAAAACAGTTATCACCGGTTTTGTGATAGTTGTTTTGTTGATAGGCAGTACAGCGCTGGGCTTATTTGGTCCGCTGCCTTCGCTGCGCGATCTGGAAAATCCAAAGAGCAACGTTGCGTCTGAGATACTATCTGCTGATGGCAAGGTTTTTGGGCGCTATTATGTTGAAGAGAACAGAACTGCTGTTCCGTACGATCAAATTTCGCCTAATGTTATCAACGCTTTAATAGCAACTGAGGATAACCATTTTATGGAACACTCGGGCATTGACTTCTGGCGTTCATTCAGCATTATTTTTTATAACATAATAGGCAAGCGTCAGGGGGCAAGTACCATTACCCAGCAGTTGGCGCTTAACCAGTTCTCTGAAGAAGCGAGGGCAAAAGGTGTAATTGCCCGTGGTATACAAAAGCTCAAAGAACAGATAATTGCCGTACGTTTAGAGAAACACTATACCAAGCAGGAGATAATTACCATGTACCTCAATACGGTTTATTATGGTAGTGGTAGCTACGGTATAAGCGCAGCAGCGGGTACATTTTTCAACACAACGGCTGATAAATTAACACCCGATCAGGCCGCCGTTTTGGTGGGCGTATTGAAAGGCCCTTCGCTTTACTCACCGGTAAACCGCCCTGAAAACGCTTTGAACAGGCGCAATTTTGTGTTAGCCAGAATGGCGGATATGGATGAGAAAGCGCTTACCGAAGGTCAGGTAAAAGAGTATCAGGCAAAGCCGCTCGGACTTAATTTTCATCCTATCAGCGATAAACAGGGCCTTGCTCCTTATTTCAGAAAAGAGCTGAAAGATGCTGTAAAGAAAATACTGGCAGATAACAACGTTACCAAAAGCGATGGTACGCCGTATGACCTGAACCGTGACGGCTTGAAAATTTATACCACTATTGATGCCACCATGCAGGAGTATGCAGAAGAAGCACAACGACAACACATGGCTGCGTTCCAAAATACTTTTAACAAACAATGGAAAGGTATAAATCTTAAAAAATCTATCAACAACTATGATCGTATTGTTAATGCAGGCATGAGGCGATCTAAACGTTGGGAGGACCTGGTGTCGCAAGGGAAAAGCGAGGATGAAATCATACACGATTTTAACACGGTTGATACCGTAAACGTGTTTACATGGCACGGGAGGGTAGATACGTTGATGAAGCCTATTGACTCTGTTGTTTACACCAAAATGCTGATATGGAATTCCATGATGAGCATGGACCCTACAACCGGCTACATCAAAGCCTGGGTGGGAGGTATTAATTTTCAGCAAACAGAATACGACCAGGTGTATCAGGGTAAACGTCAGGTTGGCTCAACAGCTAAACCGTTTACTTACGCGGCAGCTATTGACCAGGGCATATCGCCATGTACCGGTGTTGATAATGTTCCGGTAACCATCGGCGACTGGACGCCAAGATCAGATCCTAAGTCAACCTTACCGGGGCGTATAACATTAAAGCAGGCGCTGGCTTATTCTCAAAACTACGTTACCGCCTGGGTTATGAACCAGGTTGGAGCTATGCCCGTTGCCGAATTGATCAAAAAGATGGGCATAACCTCAAATGTTCCTGCCTACCCTTCCATTGCCTTGGGGGTATTCGATGCATCGGTTTATGACATGACAGGAGCCTATTCGGCATTTGTAAACCAAGGTGTATGGACAGAGCCTACCTTCTTATTACGTATAGAAGATAAGAACGGTACTGTTTTGTACACGCATACACCTAAAAAGCAACAGGTTATAAATGACCAGACAGCTTATGCCATGACCGATATGTTGAAAGGCGTTATTACAAAGGGCACAGGTAGCAGATTAAATTATAAGTATAAGCTCAACGCCGTAGTTGGCGGTAAAACGGGTACCACACAAGGCAATGCCGATGGTTGGTTCATTGGCATTACTCCTCGCCTGGTAACCGGCGTTTGGACAGGCTGTGAGAACCGCGATTTCGCCATCCGGAACACCAATGTTGGTCAGGGGGCAGCATCTGCCTTGCCGGTGTTTGCCTATTATATGCAGAAAGTTTATGGTAACGCAAGTTTGGGCTACACTAAAACCGAGGACTTTGCACTACCAAAAAGCGGCGAGGTGACTATAGAACTAAATTGCGATGCTTATGCCCAGCAATCGCAGGGTGTTGGTGAGGTAGAGGAGAAGCTGGGATTTTAA
- the porN gene encoding type IX secretion system ring subunit PorN/GldN: MRKRLLIGVLCLACATSFAQTKRKTTKAAPKKSTPTRVASKRDATVAPIDTTPKVTVAPVTAEPPKPFERPLDGYYKKESFTKARATPYANVRESDVAFSKRVWREIDVREKMNQYLASPKARLIEVLMDAIKAGELTAYSPVPTKDDPNGDSFATPLTPDKAMSTMADSVMVEKRDRDGNIISSGMTAGEFNPDSVVRFRIKEDWIFDKQRGIWEPRIIGLAPMIKEKVPGATVAGLDFQPAFWVYFPAARHILATKEAFNRNNDATSLSFDDMFMKRIFTSVIVKVSNDRDERIKDYAQGVDRLYEAERIKKELMEWELNLWQY, encoded by the coding sequence ATGAGAAAGAGATTATTAATTGGCGTATTATGTTTGGCTTGCGCAACATCGTTTGCCCAAACAAAACGTAAAACAACAAAGGCTGCTCCGAAAAAGAGCACCCCTACCCGTGTGGCATCAAAGCGCGATGCTACCGTTGCACCAATTGACACTACACCTAAAGTTACCGTTGCACCGGTAACTGCGGAGCCGCCAAAGCCTTTTGAAAGGCCGCTTGATGGTTACTATAAAAAAGAAAGCTTTACCAAAGCACGCGCTACCCCTTACGCCAACGTACGAGAATCTGACGTTGCATTTTCAAAGCGCGTATGGCGCGAAATTGATGTGCGCGAGAAGATGAACCAGTACCTGGCTTCGCCTAAGGCACGCCTTATTGAGGTGTTGATGGATGCCATTAAAGCAGGTGAATTAACCGCCTACTCTCCTGTTCCTACTAAGGATGATCCCAACGGCGACAGCTTTGCAACGCCACTTACGCCAGACAAAGCTATGTCTACTATGGCTGATAGCGTGATGGTAGAAAAACGCGACCGTGATGGTAACATCATCAGTTCGGGCATGACAGCAGGCGAATTTAATCCTGACAGCGTTGTACGTTTCAGAATTAAAGAGGACTGGATATTTGACAAACAACGCGGTATTTGGGAGCCACGTATTATTGGTTTAGCGCCAATGATCAAAGAGAAGGTTCCCGGAGCTACGGTTGCCGGCTTAGATTTTCAACCTGCTTTTTGGGTATACTTCCCTGCCGCACGCCACATATTAGCTACTAAAGAAGCGTTTAACCGTAATAACGATGCAACCAGCCTGAGCTTTGATGATATGTTTATGAAACGCATATTTACCAGCGTAATTGTAAAAGTATCAAACGATCGCGACGAGCGTATCAAAGATTACGCGCAAGGAGTTGACCGCCTGTACGAAGCAGAACGCATTAAAAAAGAGCTGATGGAGTGGGAACTTAACTTGTGGCAATATTAG
- the uvrC gene encoding excinuclease ABC subunit UvrC — translation MSQFDYKEALKKIPHKPGVYQYWNAENELIYIGKAKDLRNRVGSYFNKDLNVNAKTRVLVSRIRNITFTIVDTEVDAWLLENSLIKKHQPRYNVLLKDDKTYPWIIIKNENFPRIFWTRRIVKDGSKYLGPYASVSMMHAILSLIKDTYPLRTCNLALTRPNIDAGKFKVCLEYQLGNCKGPCQNYQTEDDYNSNIEEITNILNGKIGAVLRTMKAEMDDAIANMNYEHAHRLKRKFDLLENYQSKSTVVNSSITEVDVFSIASEEKYAFVNYLKVMHGTIIQTQTIELKKRLDETDEELLELAISEFRSRYNSTSKEIIVPFDINVEDSGLKFTVPKLGEKKKLLELSQKNVQFFKKEKIDQYEKLNPEVRTERLLTQMMKDLRMNQLPRHIECFDNSNFQGKYPVSAIVVFRDAKPSKKDYRHFNVKTVEGPNDFATMEEAVLRRYRRVLDEDTGLPQLIVIDGGKGQLSAALKSLKLLGIDKQVTVIGIAKRLEELYYPGDQYPLYLDKKSETLKIIQQLRDEAHRFGITFHRKKRDKGTLATELELIEGIGKTTAEKLLKYFKSVKKIREADEAALLEVVNLKQAKAIVGYFGEEGH, via the coding sequence ATGAGTCAGTTTGATTATAAAGAAGCATTAAAAAAAATACCGCACAAACCAGGGGTTTACCAGTACTGGAATGCCGAGAACGAACTTATTTATATAGGTAAGGCTAAAGACCTGCGCAACCGCGTTGGCTCTTATTTTAACAAAGATCTTAACGTTAATGCCAAAACACGTGTACTGGTATCGCGTATACGCAATATTACCTTTACCATTGTTGATACAGAGGTGGATGCCTGGCTGTTAGAGAACAGCCTGATCAAGAAGCATCAGCCGCGCTACAATGTTTTGCTCAAGGATGATAAAACCTATCCGTGGATCATAATAAAAAATGAGAACTTTCCGCGTATTTTCTGGACACGCCGCATTGTAAAGGATGGTTCAAAATACCTTGGACCCTACGCATCGGTAAGCATGATGCATGCTATATTAAGCCTGATAAAAGATACCTACCCGCTGCGTACCTGTAACCTTGCTTTAACCCGGCCTAATATTGATGCGGGTAAGTTCAAGGTGTGCCTGGAATACCAGTTAGGCAACTGCAAGGGCCCTTGCCAGAACTATCAGACAGAAGACGACTATAACAGTAACATTGAGGAAATAACCAATATACTCAATGGTAAAATAGGCGCTGTGCTGCGCACCATGAAAGCCGAAATGGACGATGCCATAGCTAACATGAACTATGAGCATGCCCATCGCCTTAAGCGCAAGTTTGACCTGTTGGAGAATTACCAAAGTAAATCAACGGTGGTTAACTCGTCTATTACAGAGGTGGACGTTTTCAGTATTGCAAGCGAAGAGAAATATGCCTTTGTTAACTATTTGAAAGTGATGCATGGTACCATCATCCAAACGCAAACCATTGAGTTAAAAAAGCGCCTGGATGAAACTGATGAGGAACTGCTGGAGCTGGCCATAAGTGAGTTCAGGAGCCGATATAACAGTACGTCTAAAGAGATCATCGTTCCATTTGACATCAATGTGGAAGATAGCGGACTTAAGTTTACGGTACCCAAACTGGGAGAGAAGAAGAAACTCCTGGAGCTTTCCCAAAAAAACGTCCAGTTCTTTAAAAAGGAAAAGATAGACCAATATGAGAAGCTTAATCCTGAGGTACGTACAGAACGCCTGCTTACGCAGATGATGAAGGACCTGCGCATGAACCAGTTGCCGCGGCATATAGAGTGTTTTGATAACTCTAATTTTCAGGGTAAATACCCGGTATCAGCCATTGTGGTGTTTAGGGATGCTAAACCATCTAAAAAAGATTACCGGCATTTTAACGTAAAAACCGTTGAAGGCCCTAATGACTTTGCCACTATGGAGGAGGCCGTTTTACGCCGATACCGCCGCGTTTTAGATGAAGATACGGGCTTACCTCAGCTCATTGTAATTGATGGTGGCAAGGGCCAACTATCTGCTGCTTTGAAAAGTTTAAAGCTGTTAGGTATAGATAAGCAGGTAACGGTGATAGGTATTGCCAAGCGTTTGGAAGAATTGTATTATCCCGGAGACCAGTATCCGCTGTACCTTGATAAAAAATCAGAGACCTTAAAGATCATTCAGCAATTGCGTGATGAGGCTCACCGTTTCGGTATCACCTTCCACCGTAAAAAACGCGATAAAGGCACTTTAGCCACCGAACTGGAACTGATAGAAGGGATAGGCAAAACCACCGCCGAGAAGCTATTAAAATACTTTAAATCGGTTAAAAAGATCCGCGAGGCTGATGAAGCAGCTTTACTCGAAGTAGTTAACCTGAAACAGGCGAAAGCTATAGTGGGTTACTTTGGTGAAGAGGGTCATTAG
- the porW gene encoding type IX secretion system periplasmic lipoprotein PorW/SprE encodes MLLNRADTLRRIHKITINKRFAFCLIILVLAIAGCTLQKKTGFNRVLQNITAHYNLLFNANELLNQKQADYAAGFVDDYQQILAVYPDTIAHSDAVDKDIDDVIIKANKIINEKEQSKYLGDAYLVIGKANYLAGSYFNAVEFFNYVIRSFPARADLKQQAFTWKARALLYQHYNEEAAVALDSAMHNLYPKKLNPAEVYAAQLQYDINTQEYEHAEEMAKQAIATVKQKQLKLRWIYILGQLQELNNKNADAIANYTRIVKSNAPFEMAFNASLNRIRIQDMHDGVKLDRIGLLLSLLKNNSNADFKDQIYYHVADLYHRAHDLPNAIKYYNLSVKSSTKNQNQKGLSYLAIADINFKERGDYITAKNYYDSVVANLSPLYPGYKQIKLKSNNLQLLVDKLKIISFEDTLQMLAKLDEDTRAAKIDAMVSNEIQRGQNLNNTVQANALTGNAAQIPPDNVTASTGSTFYFYNSAAVSKGYNDFKVKWGNRKLEDNWRVSQRAATVPANSTTTAIAGDPDALAANLPKNDMTAPVAAYRQNIMQNLPLTADQLIQSNQRVYSAYLEMANFYRDILDDKNEAIANYVLLINRYPDNPNNAEVYYDLYRMYFDSNKQLSDQYKNRLLAAYPQSIFAKVILDPNYADKVNDKDTQLKTVYNSLFNLYQRKKFAEVITKIDSLQPLFAEHPLAPQIKYLRTIAAGHRQQLAPFETSLQDIIKTYPQDKLITPLAQQHMDYINANRLTLAAMPVVLTNDDVDEIIFSSPIANKKETPFNRNRVAPVVQQTRIDPLAQKPVVPPPAIKTPATLPAQKPNQPAAVKKDSTAIAQKPVTPPAVQPEIIKKDTVVTIAKPVFTQPVIAAQPKADSAVTATSPQVKKDTMATVVPTKPKFVSNLFNERDSTHYFYVINVSTGTQDLSSSRFGIGQFNRGTYKLNSIVHRLKFAGPNNQLIFVGPFNSQAAAKAYARAITPLLPEIMKVAKDKYSFFIITQENLNKLADKNLLDSYVNYYEQTF; translated from the coding sequence ATGCTTTTAAACAGGGCTGATACTTTGAGGAGAATACATAAAATTACTATAAATAAGCGGTTTGCCTTCTGTCTTATCATACTCGTACTTGCAATAGCAGGCTGTACGCTCCAAAAAAAGACCGGCTTTAACAGGGTATTGCAAAATATTACCGCCCATTATAACCTGTTGTTCAATGCTAACGAACTGCTGAATCAAAAACAGGCCGACTATGCCGCGGGTTTTGTTGACGACTATCAGCAAATCCTCGCTGTTTACCCCGATACCATTGCGCATAGCGATGCCGTAGATAAGGACATTGACGATGTTATAATTAAGGCCAACAAAATTATTAATGAGAAAGAGCAGAGTAAATACCTTGGCGATGCCTACCTGGTAATAGGTAAGGCCAATTATTTAGCCGGAAGCTATTTTAACGCGGTTGAGTTTTTTAATTATGTTATCCGGTCGTTCCCGGCACGGGCTGACCTTAAACAGCAGGCCTTTACCTGGAAAGCGCGCGCGCTGCTTTACCAGCATTATAATGAAGAGGCAGCTGTGGCTTTAGATAGCGCCATGCATAACCTCTACCCCAAAAAACTTAACCCTGCCGAGGTTTACGCCGCCCAATTACAATATGATATAAATACACAGGAGTACGAGCATGCCGAAGAAATGGCCAAACAAGCCATTGCCACAGTTAAACAAAAGCAGCTAAAGCTACGCTGGATATATATATTAGGCCAGCTGCAGGAGCTGAATAATAAAAATGCAGATGCTATTGCTAACTATACCCGGATAGTAAAAAGCAATGCGCCCTTTGAAATGGCTTTTAACGCCAGTTTGAACCGAATACGCATTCAGGATATGCACGATGGTGTTAAGCTGGATAGGATAGGATTATTATTGAGCTTGCTTAAAAATAATAGCAACGCCGATTTTAAAGACCAGATCTATTACCATGTGGCCGACTTATATCACCGTGCTCATGATTTGCCCAACGCAATTAAGTATTACAACCTGTCGGTAAAAAGCAGTACAAAAAATCAAAATCAAAAAGGTTTGTCCTACCTGGCCATTGCTGATATCAACTTTAAGGAAAGAGGCGATTACATCACTGCCAAAAACTATTACGATAGTGTGGTAGCTAATTTATCGCCCTTGTATCCGGGGTACAAACAAATAAAGCTCAAGAGCAATAACTTGCAGTTGCTGGTTGATAAGTTAAAGATCATATCATTTGAAGACACCCTGCAAATGCTGGCCAAACTGGATGAAGATACCCGCGCAGCTAAAATAGATGCAATGGTGAGCAACGAGATACAGCGGGGGCAAAATTTAAATAACACAGTACAAGCTAACGCACTAACAGGAAATGCGGCGCAAATTCCCCCGGATAATGTAACGGCAAGTACCGGCAGCACTTTTTACTTTTATAATAGTGCCGCGGTAAGCAAGGGGTATAATGATTTTAAAGTGAAATGGGGCAACCGTAAGCTGGAAGACAACTGGCGCGTTAGTCAGCGGGCGGCTACGGTTCCGGCTAATAGCACAACTACAGCCATAGCAGGCGACCCTGATGCGTTAGCAGCCAACCTGCCTAAAAATGATATGACCGCCCCTGTGGCTGCATACCGCCAAAATATTATGCAGAATTTGCCGCTCACTGCCGATCAGTTGATTCAATCTAATCAGCGTGTGTATTCAGCTTATCTGGAGATGGCCAATTTTTACAGGGATATTCTGGATGATAAAAACGAAGCCATTGCCAATTATGTACTATTGATCAACCGTTACCCGGATAACCCTAACAACGCCGAGGTTTATTACGACCTCTATCGTATGTATTTTGATAGCAACAAACAATTATCTGATCAATACAAGAACCGCTTACTGGCGGCTTATCCGCAATCTATATTTGCGAAAGTTATTCTGGACCCTAACTATGCTGATAAGGTGAATGATAAAGACACGCAGCTAAAGACCGTTTATAACAGTTTGTTCAATTTGTATCAGCGTAAAAAATTTGCTGAGGTTATAACTAAAATTGACAGCCTGCAGCCGCTCTTTGCTGAACATCCGCTGGCCCCGCAAATAAAATATTTGCGAACCATAGCCGCTGGTCATCGGCAGCAACTGGCACCTTTTGAAACTTCGCTACAGGATATTATAAAAACATATCCGCAAGACAAGTTAATAACCCCGTTGGCACAGCAGCATATGGACTATATCAATGCCAACCGTTTAACATTGGCAGCCATGCCGGTTGTGCTTACTAACGACGATGTTGACGAGATCATTTTTTCATCGCCCATCGCAAATAAAAAGGAAACACCATTTAACCGTAACCGTGTGGCGCCTGTTGTGCAGCAAACACGTATTGATCCGCTTGCACAAAAGCCGGTAGTGCCTCCGCCTGCAATCAAAACGCCTGCAACCTTGCCGGCGCAGAAGCCAAACCAACCAGCCGCGGTAAAAAAAGATTCAACAGCTATTGCTCAGAAGCCGGTAACGCCGCCTGCTGTTCAGCCTGAAATAATTAAAAAGGATACTGTTGTTACAATTGCTAAACCGGTATTTACGCAGCCTGTGATCGCGGCACAGCCAAAAGCCGATAGTGCGGTTACGGCAACGTCACCTCAGGTCAAGAAAGATACTATGGCCACTGTTGTACCGACTAAACCCAAATTTGTATCTAACCTGTTTAACGAACGCGATAGCACCCACTATTTCTATGTTATTAATGTTAGCACAGGCACTCAGGATCTATCTTCCTCACGATTTGGCATCGGACAATTTAACCGCGGAACGTACAAACTAAACAGTATTGTTCACCGTTTAAAGTTCGCCGGGCCAAATAATCAGTTAATATTTGTTGGGCCCTTTAACAGTCAGGCTGCAGCAAAGGCTTATGCCCGGGCCATAACTCCTTTGCTGCCTGAGATTATGAAGGTGGCAAAAGATAAATACAGCTTTTTTATCATAACACAGGAAAATCTGAATAAATTAGCCGACAAGAATTTATTAGATAGTTACGTTAACTACTATGAACAGACCTTTTAA
- a CDS encoding AtpZ/AtpI family protein, protein MPENEQNDKPVNNYIKYSALGFQMIAIIGVFTFVGYKIDESAHHDTKWVTAMLSLIGVFASLYVVIRSVKN, encoded by the coding sequence ATGCCTGAAAATGAACAAAACGACAAACCTGTAAACAATTATATAAAGTATAGCGCGCTGGGCTTTCAAATGATAGCTATTATAGGTGTGTTCACGTTTGTTGGTTATAAAATTGATGAATCTGCCCATCACGATACCAAGTGGGTTACGGCTATGCTATCGCTTATTGGTGTTTTTGCTTCCCTTTATGTTGTTATCAGATCTGTAAAAAATTGA